The following coding sequences are from one bacterium window:
- a CDS encoding class I SAM-dependent methyltransferase has product MSDENTRKGEALPPHKTLTTYYDSDPERSAYVHDLFKRTAPHYNTIERIFGNGGLAYRRHSLRINGLRPGMKVLDVAIGTAAVSRGAVKIVGPTGRVFGVDPNEGMLAEAQKNFSGPLTRGVAQALPFKSNTFDFVTMGIALRHVSDLKATFSEYLRVLKPGGKVWLLEGHVAKSKIGHALTRFVWKTAIPGLTLLFTRDRDAKLLMDYYWDTVEQCVPEEEIVAAMASVGFEHARVRVTVPGAFCEYKGQKAAN; this is encoded by the coding sequence ATGTCCGACGAAAACACCCGAAAAGGCGAGGCCCTGCCGCCTCACAAGACTCTCACCACCTACTACGATTCGGATCCGGAGCGGAGCGCCTACGTCCACGATCTCTTCAAGCGGACGGCACCCCACTACAACACGATCGAGCGGATCTTCGGCAATGGCGGCCTGGCCTATCGGCGCCACTCTCTTCGAATCAACGGCCTGCGGCCCGGCATGAAGGTTCTGGACGTGGCGATCGGCACGGCCGCCGTCTCCCGCGGCGCCGTCAAGATCGTCGGACCTACGGGCAGGGTCTTCGGCGTGGACCCCAACGAGGGCATGCTGGCCGAGGCCCAGAAGAACTTCTCGGGCCCTCTCACCCGGGGCGTCGCCCAGGCGTTGCCGTTCAAGAGCAACACCTTCGATTTCGTGACGATGGGGATTGCCCTACGCCACGTCTCGGATCTGAAGGCAACCTTCTCGGAATACCTCCGCGTGCTCAAGCCGGGCGGCAAGGTATGGCTGCTCGAAGGTCACGTCGCCAAGAGCAAGATCGGTCACGCGCTCACCCGCTTCGTCTGGAAGACGGCCATCCCCGGCCTCACGCTCCTCTTCACCCGCGATCGCGATGCCAAGCTCTTGATGGACTACTACTGGGACACGGTGGAGCAATGCGTGCCCGAGGAAGAGATCGTCGCAGCCATGGCAAGTGTCGGCTTCGAACACGCCCGCGTCCGCGTAACGGTTCCCGGAGCCTTCTGCGAATACAAAGGCCAGAAGGCGGCCAACTAG